The following are from one region of the Gloeomargarita lithophora Alchichica-D10 genome:
- a CDS encoding Photosystem I reaction center subunit III, with product MARVLALVLVLVMWCMGAPAAQADVAGLTPCRESAAFQQRLSDEVATQEARLPLYAAGSPQVAAVERRIAQSQARFDRYADQGLLCGEDGLPHLITDGRWSHAAEFTLPGLLFLYIAGWIGWVGRAYLIVVRSDKDPAEKEIIIDVPLAIRCMLSGFSWPLLAFRELTTGQLTVNDNEISVSPR from the coding sequence ATGGCAAGAGTCCTGGCTTTGGTCTTAGTGCTGGTGATGTGGTGCATGGGGGCACCGGCGGCGCAGGCGGATGTGGCGGGCTTAACCCCTTGTCGGGAGTCGGCGGCGTTTCAACAACGTTTGAGTGATGAAGTGGCGACCCAGGAAGCCCGACTGCCTTTGTATGCGGCGGGGAGTCCCCAGGTGGCGGCGGTGGAGCGGCGGATTGCCCAATCCCAAGCTCGTTTTGACCGTTATGCCGACCAGGGGTTGCTGTGTGGGGAAGATGGTCTGCCCCATTTGATTACCGATGGTCGTTGGTCCCACGCCGCCGAATTTACCCTGCCGGGGTTGTTGTTTTTGTACATCGCCGGTTGGATTGGTTGGGTGGGGCGTGCCTACTTGATTGTGGTGCGGTCGGACAAAGACCCGGCGGAAAAAGAAATTATCATTGATGTGCCCCTGGCGATTCGCTGTATGTTGTCCGGTTTTAGCTGGCCGCTGTTGGCATTTCGTGAGTTGACCACTGGACAATTGACCGTCAACGACAATGAAATTTCCGTATCCCCCCGTTAG
- a CDS encoding photosystem I reaction center subunit IX, translating into MQDLLKYLSVAPVLLTVWMFIIAGILIELNRFYPDVLALPF; encoded by the coding sequence ATGCAGGATTTGTTGAAGTATCTGTCGGTGGCGCCGGTGCTGTTGACCGTGTGGATGTTTATCATTGCGGGCATTTTGATCGAGCTAAATCGGTTTTACCCCGATGTGCTGGCCTTGCCTTTTTAG
- a CDS encoding photosystem I reaction center subunit XI, with the protein MSEDFVRPWKGDGQLGHLETPVSAGLGMALVNNLPAYRPGLEPSRRGLEVGMAHGYLLLGPFYKLGPMRDSEYALAAGVLAALGLVMILTVCLSLYGGVSFDKPTPGGTDQLQTAEGWSSFTGSFLIGGAGGVVFAGILLFFLPVLEGIGGNLFN; encoded by the coding sequence ATGAGTGAAGATTTTGTGCGCCCCTGGAAAGGGGATGGGCAACTGGGTCATTTGGAAACCCCGGTGAGTGCGGGATTGGGGATGGCTTTGGTGAATAATTTACCCGCCTATCGTCCGGGTCTGGAACCCTCTCGCCGGGGCTTGGAGGTGGGAATGGCGCACGGGTATCTCCTGTTGGGACCGTTTTACAAACTGGGGCCGATGCGGGATTCGGAGTATGCCCTCGCCGCCGGGGTGCTGGCCGCTTTGGGGTTGGTGATGATTTTGACCGTGTGTTTGTCCCTGTACGGCGGGGTTTCCTTTGATAAACCGACCCCTGGCGGCACGGATCAACTGCAAACCGCCGAGGGCTGGAGTAGCTTTACGGGCAGTTTCCTGATTGGGGGTGCTGGTGGGGTGGTATTTGCGGGAATTTTGCTGTTTTTCCTACCGGTTTTGGAAGGGATTGGCGGCAATTTGTTTAACTGA
- a CDS encoding DUF2996 domain-containing protein — MADAPQPTPEQEPIVQEAPKPAMAEAVTPAAKKATPEPPAAQPAAKAPAAKKAAPPKAPPIEAKPLPAFVEEHFLPALTQALANISITNVSLLWVPELNQVRGAWAEGKHEFIITFAQGDLKGLKTFAYSSYGAPPSTLESFMIDERKITLDLLVFYTIQRLTAQKILVLN, encoded by the coding sequence ATGGCTGACGCACCCCAGCCGACCCCGGAGCAAGAACCGATAGTCCAGGAAGCCCCCAAGCCAGCGATGGCCGAAGCGGTGACCCCGGCGGCAAAAAAAGCCACCCCAGAGCCTCCAGCGGCGCAACCGGCGGCCAAAGCCCCAGCGGCAAAAAAAGCCGCCCCCCCCAAGGCACCCCCCATCGAAGCCAAGCCTTTGCCCGCTTTTGTTGAAGAGCATTTTTTACCCGCTCTGACCCAAGCCCTCGCCAACATTAGCATTACCAACGTGAGCTTGCTGTGGGTGCCAGAACTAAACCAAGTCCGGGGTGCCTGGGCGGAAGGCAAACATGAATTTATCATCACCTTTGCCCAAGGGGATTTGAAGGGGCTAAAAACCTTTGCCTACAGCAGTTATGGCGCACCCCCAAGTACCTTGGAATCTTTTATGATTGACGAGCGCAAAATCACCCTAGACCTGTTGGTGTTTTACACCATCCAACGGCTCACCGCCCAAAAAATTTTGGTGTTGAATTAG
- a CDS encoding MoaD/ThiS family protein, which yields MAVRVLIPTPLQKLTQAQDTVECEAQSVAQLVESLEQSWPGMKTRLCDESGQIRRFVNVFVNSEDIRFLQGRETPLQDGDEVSIVPAIAGG from the coding sequence ATGGCAGTGCGGGTATTGATTCCCACCCCCCTACAAAAATTAACCCAGGCGCAGGACACGGTGGAATGTGAAGCCCAGTCCGTGGCGCAGTTGGTGGAGTCCCTGGAGCAAAGTTGGCCGGGCATGAAAACCCGTCTGTGCGATGAATCCGGGCAAATTCGCCGGTTTGTCAATGTATTTGTCAACAGCGAGGACATTCGTTTTCTCCAAGGACGGGAAACTCCCTTGCAGGATGGGGATGAGGTGAGCATTGTCCCAGCCATTGCCGGAGGTTGA